The nucleotide sequence GACATGCTCCTGGAGAGCATTTCCGATGGCGATCGCACCGCGATGCACACGCTTTATGCACGCCACAATGTGCGGGTCTATCGCTTCATCCTGCGCATCGTCCGCGACACCACCATCGCCGAGGACCTCGTCAGCCAGGTGTTCCTGGACGTGTGGCGCACTGCCAAGCAGTTCGAAGGCCGCTCGCAGGTCTCGACTTGGCTGCTCTCGATCGCCCGCTTCAAGGCGCTGACCGCGCTGCGCCAGCGCCGCTTCGAGGACATCGACCAGGACGAGGTGCGCGAGATCGCCGATGACAGCGACACGCCGGAGACCTCGCTGGAGCGTTCCACCACCAGCGCCATCCTGCGCGCCTGCGTCGCCAAGCTGTCGCCGGCGCACCGCGAGATCATCACGCTGATCTACTACCACGAGAAGTCCGTGGAGGAGGTCGGCCAGATCATCGGCATCCCGCAGAGCACGGTAAAGACCCGCATGTTCTATGCCCGCAAGCACCTCGCGGAACTCCTGCGCGGCGCCGGCGTTCATAGCCTGGCGGCCTGATTGCCACCCTTCCTCGCTGGGACCGGTGTCCCGGCGGGTTCCACGAGACGACGCACAAAATTCGCCGAATGAAACAATTGAAACGATCGGCGAAATCACCCCGAAAACTTCGACTTCTATAACTCCCCCCATCAACTGAGCCTCAGTCCCCCAGCTGACCTCAGTTTCGAGCGAGCAAATTCCACCTCCAAGGTTGCTCCGAAGACCCGGCGGATGCCCCCGCCGGGTCTTCGTCTTTTGTGAAGCCCACCGCAGCGCCGTAGGGCGATTTGACCATTTGATATCGCCCATTGCGGGTGCGATTGTCCGCGCAACAGGGGCCAAGTGCCCCGCAATGACGGACGGTTTCGGATGTTCGGTTTGGATGCGGTGGAGCTGGCGCGCGCGCAGTTCGCCTTCACGGTCACCTTCCACATCATCTTCCCCGCCTTCTCGATCGGGCTCGCCTCCTACCTCGCGGTGCTGGAAGCGCTGTGGCTGTGGACGGGGCGCGACGTCTTCCTCAACGTCTTCAACTACTGGCTCAAGATCTTCGCCATCGCGTTCGCGATGGGCGTCGTCTCCGGCATCGTGATGTCCTACCAGTTCGGCACCAACTGGTCGGTCTATTCCGACAAGGTCGGACCGGTCATCGGCCCGCTTATGGCCTATGAGGTGCTGACCGCGTTCTTCCTCGAAGCGGGCTTTCTCGGCGTCATGCTGTTCGGCCTGAAGCGCGTCGGACCGAAGCTGCATTTCCTCGCCACCTTGATGGTCGCCGTGGGCACGTTGATCTCGGCGTTCTGGATTCTCTCCGCAAATTCCTGGATGCAGACGCCGGCCGGTTACGCGGTGAACGCGGACGGACAGTTCGTCTCGGTCGACTGGCTGAAGGTGATCTTCAACCCGTCGTTCCCGTATCGCCTCGTCCACATGGTGCTCGCGGCCTATCTCACGACCTCGCTCGTGGTCGGCGCCGTCGGCGCCTGGCACCTGCTGCGCAATCCGCATCTGCCGGGCCCGCGCGTGATGTTCTCGATGGCGATGTGGATGGCGGCGCTGGTCGCGCCGCTGCAAATCATGGTCGGCGATGCGCATGGCCTGAACACGCTCGAACACCAGCCGGTGAAGATCATGGCCATGGAAGGCCATTTCGAGAGCCACAAGGACGGCGCGCCGCTTTATCTGTTCGGCTGGCCCGACCAGGAGAAGGGCGAGCTGAAATATGCGCTCGGCATTCCCAAATTCGGCTCGCTGATCCTCAAGCACCAGATCGACGCTCCGATGGCCGGGCTCGACACCGTGCCGCGGCAGGACTGGCCGCCGGTGCCGATCACCTTCTGGTCGTTCCGCATCATGGTCGGGCTGGGCATGCTGATGCTGGCGCTCGGCCTGTTCAGCCTGTGGGAGCGCTGGCGCGGCCGGCTGTACATCAACCGCGGCCTGCACCGCTTCGCGATCGCGATGGGCCCGGCCGGCTTCATCGCCGTCATTGCCGGCTGGGTCACGACCGAGACCGGCCGCCAGCCCTTCACCGTGTACGGCCTGCTGCGCACCTCCGATTCCGTGTCGCCGCTGGCGGCGCCCGCGGTCGGCACCTCCCTGCTCGCCTTCATCATCGTGTATTTCATCATCTTCGCCGCCGGGGTGATGTACATCCTGCGCCTGATGGCCGAGCCGCCGCATCCCGGTGAGCCCGGCCCGAGCAGCGAGCAGCCGGTGCGTACCGCCGGCATCACGCCGGCCGCCGGCGTTGTGCAGGGAGCGGGATCATGACCGTCGCCGTCGATCTTGCCACGCTCTGGGCGTTCATCATCGCGCTCGCCGTGTTCATCTATGTCGTGATGGACGGCTTCGACCTCGGCCTCGGCATCCTCTTCCCGCTGTTTCCGGGCAAGCACGACCGCGACGTCATCACCAACACCGTCGCGCCGGTGTGGGACGGCAACGAGACCTGGCTGGTGCTCGGCGGCGGCGGGCTGATGGCCGCGTTTCCGCTCGCCTATTCCATCCTGCTGCCGGCGCTGTATGCGCCGCTGATCGCGATGCTGGTCGGGCTGATCTTCCGCGGCGTCGCCTTCGAATTCCGCTGGCGCACGCGCGCCACACGCAATCTCTGGGACATCGCCTTCGCCGGCGGCTCCTGGGTCGCGGCGCTGGCGCAGGGCATCGCGCTCGGCGCCATCCTGCAGGGCGTGCATGTCGAGGGCCGCCACTATGCCGGCGGCTGGTGGGACTGGCTGACGCCGTTTTCCATCCTCACCGGCGTGTCGCTGGTCGCAGGCTACGCGCTGCTCGGCGCCACCTGGCTGATCCTGAAGACCGAGGGCGATCTGCGCGACAAGGCCTACCGCATCGCCTGGGTGCTCCTGTTCATGATGCTGCTCGCGATCGCCGCCGTGAGCCTGGCGACGCCGCTGCTGACCATCCAATATGCCCAGCGCTGGTTCAGCTGGCCCGCGATCGTGTTGACCGCACCGGTGCCGCTCGCCGTCGTCGGCGTCACCGTGCTGCTGATGAAGAACCTCGCCCAGAAGCATGACGGCTGGCCGTTCTTTCTCGCGCTCGCGCTGTTCTTCCTCTCCTACGCGGGCCTCGGCATCAGCATGTATCCCTACATCGTGCCGCAGAGCGTCACGATCTGGCAGGCGGCGGCGCCCGAGCGCAGCCAGCTGATAATGCTGCCCGGCGTGCTGGTGCTGGTGCCGCTGATTCTCGGCTACACCGCATGGGCCTATTGGGTGTTTCGCGGCAAGGTCGGCCACGACGCCGGCTATCATTGATGGCCACGGAGCAACCTGCCCCGCTCGCGAAACGTCTCGCCTGGTTTGTCGTGCTGTGGCTGGCCGGCGTCGCGACGGTCGGGACAGTCGCCTTCCTGTTGCGGCTCTGGATGAAGCTCGGATGACAGCGGACGACCTGCGCTCAGCTTGACTTTGCCACGAATATGCCCCTGAAATTTGGCGGGTGGATTTGATCGGGCAAGCTTCGCAGGGGTCCGTTGAGGAGAGCTTTGAATGCCGAGTTTCCGTCGCCTGCTGTGTGCCACCAGCGCCATCATCGCGCTGGCGCTGTCCACATCGCACAGCTTCGCCCAGTCCGAGGACCCGGGCGATCAGCCCGGTCTCGTCGCCGATGACGGCTACGAGCTCGATCCCGAGTGGCGCAAGCAGGTCGTCTATTTCCGCACCAACGAGCCGCCCGGGACGATCATCGTGTCCACCGCCGAGCGCCACCTCTATCTGGTGCAGCCGGGCGGCCGCGCCATCCGC is from Bradyrhizobium sp. ORS 285 and encodes:
- a CDS encoding cytochrome ubiquinol oxidase subunit I codes for the protein MFGLDAVELARAQFAFTVTFHIIFPAFSIGLASYLAVLEALWLWTGRDVFLNVFNYWLKIFAIAFAMGVVSGIVMSYQFGTNWSVYSDKVGPVIGPLMAYEVLTAFFLEAGFLGVMLFGLKRVGPKLHFLATLMVAVGTLISAFWILSANSWMQTPAGYAVNADGQFVSVDWLKVIFNPSFPYRLVHMVLAAYLTTSLVVGAVGAWHLLRNPHLPGPRVMFSMAMWMAALVAPLQIMVGDAHGLNTLEHQPVKIMAMEGHFESHKDGAPLYLFGWPDQEKGELKYALGIPKFGSLILKHQIDAPMAGLDTVPRQDWPPVPITFWSFRIMVGLGMLMLALGLFSLWERWRGRLYINRGLHRFAIAMGPAGFIAVIAGWVTTETGRQPFTVYGLLRTSDSVSPLAAPAVGTSLLAFIIVYFIIFAAGVMYILRLMAEPPHPGEPGPSSEQPVRTAGITPAAGVVQGAGS
- the cydB gene encoding cytochrome d ubiquinol oxidase subunit II; this encodes MTVAVDLATLWAFIIALAVFIYVVMDGFDLGLGILFPLFPGKHDRDVITNTVAPVWDGNETWLVLGGGGLMAAFPLAYSILLPALYAPLIAMLVGLIFRGVAFEFRWRTRATRNLWDIAFAGGSWVAALAQGIALGAILQGVHVEGRHYAGGWWDWLTPFSILTGVSLVAGYALLGATWLILKTEGDLRDKAYRIAWVLLFMMLLAIAAVSLATPLLTIQYAQRWFSWPAIVLTAPVPLAVVGVTVLLMKNLAQKHDGWPFFLALALFFLSYAGLGISMYPYIVPQSVTIWQAAAPERSQLIMLPGVLVLVPLILGYTAWAYWVFRGKVGHDAGYH
- a CDS encoding DUF2474 family protein, with translation MATEQPAPLAKRLAWFVVLWLAGVATVGTVAFLLRLWMKLG
- a CDS encoding sigma-70 family RNA polymerase sigma factor: MQNVVAINSGASQGIIAAQATTDDMLLESISDGDRTAMHTLYARHNVRVYRFILRIVRDTTIAEDLVSQVFLDVWRTAKQFEGRSQVSTWLLSIARFKALTALRQRRFEDIDQDEVREIADDSDTPETSLERSTTSAILRACVAKLSPAHREIITLIYYHEKSVEEVGQIIGIPQSTVKTRMFYARKHLAELLRGAGVHSLAA